The Chitinophaga pinensis DSM 2588 region TAAGTTTACAGTTGAAGGATAAAAGGAAGGATCAGATTGGCCATGATAAAACCACCTGCCATAAAGCAGCAGGTAGCCACTAGTGAAGGCCATTGCAGATTAGAGAGGCCCATGATGGCGTGACCCGAGGTACAACCGCCGGCATAGCGGGTACCAAAACCTACCAGGAAGCCGCCGGCAACCATCAGGATGCATCCCCTTGCCGTCAGCAGTGCCGGCCAGTTAAAGAGGTCTGCCGGCAGGAGGGAACCAGTGTAGGAAAGGCCATAGCCCTGTAATTCGGTTTCCAGTTGCAGCGCAATAACAGATGGCGTAGGACTGGCCAGAAAGGTGACAGCTATATAACCACCAATCATAATACCGGCCGCAAAGAACAGATTCCATGATTCTTTTTTCCAGTCATAGGAAAAGAAAGGGATTTTATTTGGCAGACAGGCCGCACAGATATGCCGTAGATTGGCTGAAATACCGAAATGACGGTTGCCCAGCAATAGCAGGAGGGGGACGGTCAGCCCTATCAGCGGACCTGCAACATACCATGGCCATGGCGTAGTTAAGATATTCATAGACAATTTAAATTGCAGATGGTATAAAAGGAAGGTATCTGTAATCAGGAATGGTGGTTTACAAATATAGTGATCGCTCCTTATTTAAAATATCCACAGACTGTTAAAAGAATACATTAAAGCAAATATGTTGCAACACCCATATTTATTATCTTTGGGCTATGAAGATTGAACAAGCTATTAATCAGCGGAAGTTCAAGGACGACTATCATAAGATCGTAGTAAACCTGTTGTTCACAGGTAACTGGCTACGTGACGCCCTTGGAGCCAACCTGAAAGAACACGGATTGTTGCCGCAGCACTACAATGCCCTGCGCATCATCAAGGGACGCCATCCGGACCCTGTGTCAGCCGGCGATATCAAAGACGTCATGCTTGATAAAGCAAGTGACGTAACCCGTTTGCTGGACAAACTCGAAAAACTTGAGTACGTACAGCGCCGCCTTTGCCCACATAACAGACGAAAAATGGACATCAATATCACGCCACAGGGACTGAAACTCCTATCCGACGTAGATGTATTGATGGATACTTTTTATGATGATCTGGCAGACAGGATCACAGCCGCTGAAGCTGCTGTACTCAGCGATCTGCTCGATAAAGTACGGGGATAAGGATAAAACGATATCTTTGTCCGTATGCGGAATCTTTTCTATCTGTGTCTTTCCATTATACTGTTTTGCTGCGGACTGAAGGTCAGCGCAGCAATGACAGAATGCGGTAAAGATGATATAACAGCCGTTTCCGTCCAGCCATATCTGAGAGTACTGTCATGTGACCATCAGTTGAACCATTACGGGGAATCCAGACTCCCCGACACGGTGTGCACGACCTCCCATCAGTCTTTTATCGTATCCGTTAAAACAGACACCCGTGAAGGTACGGGATCCGGAAGGGGCCTTTTTCCTGGACGGATCACACTATATACCTGTAAAGTGCAGGCAGCGCGTTTGTTGCCCGACCTGCACACTATCATTCGATCGCTTATTTTCCCCCAGCATATTTTCTGGTGAAGTAATTGACTTTACACTGTTTTATTGCCATCCCTACCGTTTTAACATCGGCAGGGACTTTGGCGTTATTCAATTATCTCAACTCACTAAACCGGATTTTACGAATGATACATTTACCACCGCTGATTGCCGACCTGGCTTTGATCTTAATTGCTGCTGCTATCACAACACTGATCTTCAAAAAACTGAAGCAGCCGCTCGTGCTTGGATATATTGTGGCCGGACTCCTGGTGGGACAACACGTATCCCTCGTGCCGACAGTCTCGGACGAGGCTAATATCAAAATATGGTCGGAGATTGGTGTCATCTTCCTGCTGTTTAGTCTCGGACTTGAATTCAGTTTTAAGAAACTGATTAAAGTCGGTGGCTCTTCGTCTATCACCGCAATCGTAGAAGTCGTATTTATGCTGCTCCTGGGATATCTTGTCGGTCAGCTGATGGGATGGTCCTCCATGGACAGCATCTTCCTCGGAGGCATATTGTCTATATCATCCACAACCATCATCATAAGGGCATTCGAAGAACTAGGCATTAAAGGCCAACAGTTTGCCGGGCTCGTCTTCGGTATCCTGGTCGTAGAAGACCTGGTAGCCATCGTGCTGCTGGTTTTATTATCAACCCTGGCTGTCAGTCAGCAGTTTGCCGGCGGAGAAATGCTCAATTCCGTTATCAAACTTGTCTTTTTTCTCATTGCCTGGTTTATAACAGGGATCTTCTTCATTCCGACATTGCTGCGTAAAACAAAGAAGCTGATGAATGAAGAGACCCTCTTAGTGACGGCTATTGGTCTTTGTCTGCTGATGGTCGTACTGGCTACACAGGCAGGTTTCTCTCCGGCATTGGGTGCATTCATCATGGGATCTATTCTTGCAGAAACGACCCAGGCGGAGAAGATAGAACATCTCATTAAACCGGTAAAAGAGCTCTTTGGAGCCATTTTCTTTGTCTCGGTAGGTATGTTGATTGATCCGGCTATGCTGGTGAAATATGCCCTTCCCGTAGCGATTATTACACTGGTGACACTGGCGGGTAAAACCCTCAGCACCTGTATAGGAGCATTGCTTTCAGGTCAGCCTTTAAAAACGTCTGTGCAGGCGGGTATGAGTCTTGCGCAGATAGGGGAGTTCTCTTTCATTATTGCACAGCTCGGGTTGTCTTTAAAAGTAACTAGCGATTTCCTGTATCCGGTAGCGGTAGCCGTATCTGCGGTTACGACGTTCACCACGCCTTATATGATACGTTTGTCCGCTCCGTTTTATGAGAAGCTCGCAGGCGTCTTACCACATCGCTGGAAGACTTCCCTGAACCGTTATAGTGCAGCTACGCAGACGATCTCTGTGGTCAGTGACTGGAAACAGCTCTTACGTTCTTATGT contains the following coding sequences:
- a CDS encoding YeeE/YedE family protein, whose protein sequence is MNILTTPWPWYVAGPLIGLTVPLLLLLGNRHFGISANLRHICAACLPNKIPFFSYDWKKESWNLFFAAGIMIGGYIAVTFLASPTPSVIALQLETELQGYGLSYTGSLLPADLFNWPALLTARGCILMVAGGFLVGFGTRYAGGCTSGHAIMGLSNLQWPSLVATCCFMAGGFIMANLILPFILQL
- a CDS encoding MarR family winged helix-turn-helix transcriptional regulator, producing MKIEQAINQRKFKDDYHKIVVNLLFTGNWLRDALGANLKEHGLLPQHYNALRIIKGRHPDPVSAGDIKDVMLDKASDVTRLLDKLEKLEYVQRRLCPHNRRKMDINITPQGLKLLSDVDVLMDTFYDDLADRITAAEAAVLSDLLDKVRG
- a CDS encoding cation:proton antiporter codes for the protein MIHLPPLIADLALILIAAAITTLIFKKLKQPLVLGYIVAGLLVGQHVSLVPTVSDEANIKIWSEIGVIFLLFSLGLEFSFKKLIKVGGSSSITAIVEVVFMLLLGYLVGQLMGWSSMDSIFLGGILSISSTTIIIRAFEELGIKGQQFAGLVFGILVVEDLVAIVLLVLLSTLAVSQQFAGGEMLNSVIKLVFFLIAWFITGIFFIPTLLRKTKKLMNEETLLVTAIGLCLLMVVLATQAGFSPALGAFIMGSILAETTQAEKIEHLIKPVKELFGAIFFVSVGMLIDPAMLVKYALPVAIITLVTLAGKTLSTCIGALLSGQPLKTSVQAGMSLAQIGEFSFIIAQLGLSLKVTSDFLYPVAVAVSAVTTFTTPYMIRLSAPFYEKLAGVLPHRWKTSLNRYSAATQTISVVSDWKQLLRSYVVNMTIYAVVILAITLLSYYYLLPLINIKFNGYNWGRIASALITLILLMPFLWALALRNISSQASSNIWEQKKYRGPLLLVRFSRMILAVFLIGFFMDRFFSYSIAVLVTAGIIALIFLLRHKIQTFYTTIEGRFFSNFNAREAKVGNINKYVLAPWHAHLAVAEIRPLSPVSGKTLLELALRENFGINIALINRSGQKIYAPDKYERLFPGDIITGIGTDEQLEKFNSFLEPLSVDADAQPQDTDPIALRQFLIGKKSRLANKTIRELGIRERTRGIVLGVERQGRRILNPESGMHLLEGDIVWIAGSGKKINTFIKEQQGAN